The proteins below come from a single Salvelinus fontinalis isolate EN_2023a chromosome 1, ASM2944872v1, whole genome shotgun sequence genomic window:
- the LOC129860963 gene encoding serine protease 27-like, with protein MSVCGITPVNNKIVGGQDAPAGSWPWQASLQESGSHVCGGSLVNKEWVMSAAHCFSSASPNGWSIILGRQNQQGSNPNEVSTTVDEIILHPAYDGSTHDNDIALLKLSSPVNFTDYIFPVCLAASDSVFHQGTESWVTGWGNANEGDHLPPPQTLQEVEVPVVGNTQCDCLNGVSSITDNMLCAGVLEGGKDSCQGDSGGLMVVEQNSVWVQSGVVSWGYGCARPNLPGVYTRVSSYQSWINSQISTDQPGFVEFTSSGVDADSSYICPTVDPTDTDSIFDNGKGLFGSLYMLSALFILFLTIF; from the exons ATGTCAGTGTGTGGCATCACTCCTGTCAACAACAAAATAGTGGGAGGTCAAGATGCCCCTGCAGGAAGTTGGCCCTGGCAGGCAAGCCTCCAAGAATCTGGCAGCCACGTTTGTGGTGGGTCCCTCGTCAACAAGGAGTGGGTGATGTCTGCAGCCCACTGCTTCTCCAG CGCAAGCCCAAATGGTTGGAGCATTATCCTTGGTCGACAGAACCAGCAGGGCAGTAACCCCAATGAAGTGTCCACAACTGTGGATGAGATCATTTTACATCCAGCTTACGATGGAAGCACACATGACAACGACATCGCTCTGCTCAAACTCTCCTCACCAGTTAACTTCACTGATTACATCTTTCCCGTCTGTCTGGCAGCAAgtgacagtgttttccaccaggGCACTGAGAGCTGGGTGACTGGCTGGGGCAATGCCAATGAAGGAG ATCACCTACCCCCACCCCAGACTCTGCAAGAAGTGGAGGTTCCAGTTGTGGGGAACACACAGTGTGACTGCCTGAATGGGGTCAGCTCAATCACAGACAACATGCTCTGTGCTGGTGTTCTGGAAGGGGGCAAGGACTCATGTCAG GGTGACTCAGGAGGTCTAATGGTGGTTGAACAGAACTCCGTCTGGGTCCAGTCTGGTGTTGTTAGTTGGGGTTATGGCTGCGCTCGGCCTAATCTCCCTGGGGTCTACACTAGAGTGTCCAGTTACCAGTCCTGGATCAACTCCCAGATCAGCACCGACCAGCCAGGCTTTGTGGAGTTTACATCCAGTGGGGTAGATGCTGACAGCAGttatatctgtcctactgtcgACCCCACTGACACAGATTCAATTTTTGATAATGGGAAGGGTTTGTTCGGCTCCCTTTATATGCTGAGTGCCTTGTTCATTCTGTTTCTtaccattttttaa